Proteins from a genomic interval of Desulfovibrio piger:
- a CDS encoding FAD-binding protein, whose amino-acid sequence MDSERKIVTLETDLLVLGTGAAGCGAALAARRAGIRTLMVDKGKLESSGCLGGGNDHFLAVLGTNDPDDTVDDLVRFYLKPCSGFSESMLRGWGRTMPLMVNFLEGLGVKLLHRADGGYLRTAGRGEPAWHINIAEGQRIKRLVAGHLRSLGTDVLDHVMITRLLVRDGRAAGAVGYNVLDGTCYVISAAAVIMALGNSCNRATANSTGNPYNTWHSPFNTGSQYVLAYEAGATIINMDLKQQATLVPKGFGCAGMNGINGAGAHELNALGERFMPKYHPQMENCPRQFQIGGTYQEQIEGNGPPFVMEMRHIDAETLHHLQYVLMPGDKATFLDYCEQRGVDFAKAPMEVEIGEIEFSGMLATDDAFMSSLPGLYNGCVFYTFSGSMCSGYLAGESAAANLGTAPGLKGLEDEIEHECERIFTPLTPLEDAVPQAMFESSVRQVMSYYMGFVRNEKGIDVALERLAFLSGYADKVRAGNMHELMMAHEALHLLESCRLSTLCTRERKESGRSIYRRSDYPEKDPAYEKILAVRKGTAGPEVFWLQ is encoded by the coding sequence ATGGATAGCGAACGCAAGATCGTGACCCTGGAAACCGACCTGCTCGTCCTTGGTACCGGTGCAGCCGGCTGCGGAGCGGCTCTGGCCGCCCGTCGGGCGGGCATCCGCACACTGATGGTGGACAAGGGCAAGTTGGAAAGCTCCGGCTGTCTGGGCGGCGGCAACGACCATTTTCTGGCAGTGTTGGGGACAAACGACCCGGATGACACTGTGGATGACCTGGTCCGTTTCTATCTCAAACCGTGCAGCGGTTTCAGCGAGAGCATGTTGCGGGGCTGGGGCAGGACCATGCCTCTGATGGTGAACTTTCTCGAAGGGCTGGGCGTAAAGCTGCTGCATCGTGCTGATGGCGGCTATCTGCGTACGGCCGGTCGCGGTGAACCGGCCTGGCACATCAACATTGCAGAAGGCCAGCGTATTAAGCGTCTTGTGGCCGGGCACCTTCGTTCCCTTGGGACGGATGTACTGGACCATGTGATGATCACCCGCCTGCTGGTCCGTGATGGCCGGGCAGCCGGGGCCGTTGGGTACAATGTGCTGGATGGTACCTGTTACGTCATCTCGGCGGCAGCGGTGATCATGGCGCTGGGCAACAGCTGCAACCGCGCTACCGCCAACTCTACAGGCAATCCCTACAATACCTGGCACAGTCCCTTCAACACTGGCAGCCAGTACGTGCTGGCCTACGAGGCCGGTGCCACCATCATCAACATGGATCTCAAGCAGCAGGCCACCCTGGTACCCAAGGGCTTCGGCTGTGCGGGCATGAACGGCATCAACGGCGCCGGCGCTCACGAACTCAACGCCCTGGGCGAGCGCTTCATGCCCAAGTATCACCCCCAGATGGAAAACTGTCCTCGCCAGTTCCAGATCGGCGGCACGTATCAGGAACAGATCGAGGGGAATGGCCCGCCATTCGTTATGGAGATGCGCCATATCGACGCCGAGACTCTGCACCACCTGCAGTATGTGCTCATGCCCGGCGACAAGGCGACGTTCCTGGATTATTGCGAGCAGCGTGGTGTGGATTTTGCCAAGGCGCCCATGGAAGTGGAGATCGGCGAGATCGAGTTCAGCGGCATGCTGGCCACGGACGATGCGTTCATGAGCAGTCTGCCCGGTCTCTACAACGGCTGTGTGTTCTATACGTTCTCCGGTTCCATGTGCAGCGGTTATCTGGCTGGCGAATCGGCCGCCGCAAACTTAGGCACGGCTCCAGGGCTGAAGGGGCTGGAGGACGAGATTGAGCATGAATGCGAACGGATCTTCACGCCCCTGACACCGCTGGAAGATGCTGTGCCCCAGGCCATGTTCGAATCTTCGGTACGCCAGGTCATGTCGTACTACATGGGATTCGTGCGCAACGAGAAGGGGATTGACGTAGCTTTGGAGCGCCTGGCCTTCCTGTCCGGCTATGCGGACAAGGTCCGTGCGGGCAACATGCATGAGCTCATGATGGCCCACGAGGCACTGCATTTGTTGGAAAGCTGTCGTCTGTCCACGCTCTGTACCCGGGAACGGAAAGAGAGCGGGCGCAGTATCTACCGTCGTAGCGACTACCCTGAAAAGGATCCCGCCTACGAAAAGATCCTTGCCGTCCGCAAGGGCACGGCAGGGCCTGAGGTGTTCTGGCTGCAGTAG
- a CDS encoding IS1 family transposase (programmed frameshift), with protein MQYCPKCASERIVKNGRHLERQRFRCKDCGFQFTRDTPRGRPATEKAMAILLYTLGLSFNAIARIYGVATSTVMRWVRDFAEKTYEKPSPGEAVIIELDEMWHYLHFKKNKLWLWKAYCRDTGQLIDWECGNRDQSTLARLMARLRRWSVWFFCTDNWKVYPREIPEDDLIQGKRGTVRIERNNARQRHWFARFKRKSQVVSRSLRMVDLTISLFARFHVNGQREDILSFF; from the exons ATGCAATACTGTCCAAAATGTGCGTCAGAGCGGATTGTGAAGAATGGAAGACACTTGGAGCGTCAGAGATTTCGCTGCAAAGACTGCGGTTTTCAATTTACCCGTGACACTCCCAGAGGACGACCGGCAACGGAAAAGGCAATGGCCATCCTGCTTTATACTTTGGGCCTTTCGTTTAATGCCATAGCACGTATTTATGGAGTTGCAACATCGACCGTCATGCGTTGGGTCCGGGATTTCGCTGAAAAAACTTATGAAAAGCCTTCTCCTGGGGAAGCTGTCATCATAGAACTTGATGAGATGTGGCACTATTTGCATT TCAAAAAAAACAAACTATGGCTCTGGAAAGCTTATTGTCGCGATACCGGTCAACTCATTGACTGGGAATGTGGCAATCGTGACCAAAGCACTCTTGCAAGATTGATGGCAAGGCTTCGCCGTTGGTCTGTCTGGTTCTTCTGTACCGACAACTGGAAAGTATATCCACGGGAAATACCCGAGGACGACCTCATTCAAGGAAAACGGGGAACCGTGCGAATTGAACGAAATAATGCCCGCCAAAGACACTGGTTTGCCCGTTTCAAACGTAAATCTCAGGTGGTTTCAAGGTCCTTGCGAATGGTTGATCTCACAATATCTCTCTTTGCCAGATTTCATGTGAACGGGCAAAGAGAAGATATTTTATCATTCTTTTAG
- the prfA gene encoding peptide chain release factor 1, translated as MFAKLEGLEKKYMELEQALAQPDVYNDQDQYRKLTKAHADLRDVVELFRRHRSLTQELEENKQLLHDSDLDIKAMAQEEIAAAEAELPELEHKIKVLLLPKDPLDEKNTILEIRAGTGGEEAALFAADLFRMYTRYAEIKGWKVEIMSESPSDSGGYKEIICLISGDRVYSHLKFEAGTHRVQRVPATETQGRIHTSAATVAVMPEAEEVDVEIRPEDLRIDIYRASGAGGQHVNKTESAVRITHIPTGTVVTCQDERSQHKNKARAMKVLASRILAAERERQNNELSADRKAQVGSGDRSERIRTYNFPQGRCTDHRINLTLYSLDRIMEGEVEPLFEALATAAQTEALKAEAEA; from the coding sequence ATGTTTGCCAAGCTGGAAGGTCTTGAAAAAAAGTATATGGAGCTTGAACAGGCGCTTGCCCAGCCTGACGTCTACAACGACCAGGATCAGTACCGCAAGCTGACCAAGGCGCATGCGGACCTGCGCGACGTGGTGGAGCTGTTCCGCCGTCATCGCAGCCTCACGCAGGAACTGGAAGAGAACAAGCAGCTCCTGCACGACAGCGATCTGGACATCAAGGCCATGGCGCAGGAAGAGATCGCCGCCGCCGAAGCCGAGCTGCCCGAGCTGGAGCACAAGATCAAGGTGCTGCTGCTGCCCAAGGACCCGCTGGACGAAAAGAACACCATCCTTGAAATCCGCGCCGGTACCGGCGGTGAAGAAGCGGCCCTGTTCGCCGCCGACCTTTTCCGCATGTACACCCGCTATGCCGAGATCAAGGGCTGGAAGGTGGAGATCATGAGCGAATCCCCTTCCGACAGCGGCGGCTACAAGGAAATCATCTGCCTCATCTCCGGTGACCGCGTGTACAGCCACCTCAAGTTCGAGGCCGGTACCCACCGCGTGCAGCGCGTGCCCGCCACCGAGACCCAGGGCCGCATCCATACTTCCGCCGCCACCGTGGCCGTGATGCCCGAAGCCGAGGAAGTGGACGTGGAGATCCGCCCCGAAGACCTGCGCATCGACATCTACCGCGCCTCCGGTGCCGGCGGCCAGCACGTCAACAAGACCGAGTCCGCCGTGCGCATCACCCACATCCCCACCGGTACCGTGGTGACCTGCCAGGACGAACGTTCGCAGCACAAGAACAAGGCCCGCGCCATGAAGGTGCTGGCCTCCCGTATCCTGGCCGCCGAGCGCGAGCGCCAGAACAACGAGCTTTCCGCCGACCGCAAGGCCCAGGTGGGCTCCGGTGACCGCTCCGAGCGCATCCGTACCTACAACTTCCCCCAGGGCCGCTGCACCGACCACCGCATCAACCTGACCCTGTACTCTCTGGACCGCATCATGGAAGGCGAAGTCGAGCCCCTGTTCGAGGCTCTGGCCACCGCCGCCCAGACCGAGGCCCTCAAGGCCGAGGCCGAAGCCTAG
- a CDS encoding DUF1385 domain-containing protein encodes MRLSRLVSLMLTAGCPTVGGQAVLEGVMMRNGDAYALALRRPNGEIVARRMPWFSLTRHPWLKKPFVRGFPVLIETLVNGIKALNRSAEHQAEGTEEELKGWHLVLTLLLSLAMAVGLFVVVPHLLSLLMQWLELGGGVEGLTFHLWDGLFKCLIFMGYIWAISFVPDIRRVFQYHGAEHKVIHAFEAGGDVDAATAARMSRLHPRCGTTFLLFVISISIILHAVLVPLLLFIYCPEGAVAKQALTIVFKLLLMVPISALAYELIRYAARMPDGFMATLLRAPGLTLQRMTTAEPDERQLDVAVVALREALGAQAGDNIITAPYRRDA; translated from the coding sequence ATGCGCCTGTCCCGTCTTGTTTCCCTGATGCTGACGGCCGGCTGCCCCACCGTGGGCGGACAGGCCGTTCTGGAAGGCGTCATGATGCGCAATGGTGACGCCTACGCGCTGGCCCTGCGCCGTCCCAACGGCGAGATCGTGGCCCGGCGCATGCCCTGGTTCTCGCTGACACGGCATCCCTGGCTGAAAAAGCCTTTCGTGCGCGGCTTTCCCGTGCTCATCGAGACCCTGGTCAACGGCATCAAGGCGCTCAACCGTTCCGCGGAACATCAGGCCGAAGGCACCGAGGAAGAGCTCAAGGGCTGGCATCTGGTGCTGACCCTGCTGCTTTCCCTGGCCATGGCCGTGGGCCTGTTCGTGGTCGTGCCGCACCTGCTGTCGCTGCTCATGCAGTGGCTGGAGCTGGGCGGCGGGGTGGAAGGGCTCACCTTCCATCTGTGGGACGGCCTGTTCAAGTGCCTGATCTTCATGGGCTATATCTGGGCCATCTCCTTCGTGCCCGATATCCGGCGCGTGTTCCAGTACCATGGCGCGGAGCACAAGGTCATCCATGCCTTCGAAGCCGGGGGCGATGTGGACGCCGCCACGGCGGCCCGCATGAGCCGACTGCATCCCCGCTGCGGCACCACGTTCCTGCTGTTCGTCATCAGCATCTCCATCATCCTGCATGCGGTGCTGGTGCCCCTGCTGCTGTTCATCTACTGCCCGGAAGGGGCGGTGGCCAAGCAGGCATTGACCATCGTGTTCAAACTGCTGCTCATGGTGCCCATCAGCGCGCTGGCCTATGAGCTTATCCGTTACGCTGCCCGCATGCCCGACGGCTTCATGGCCACGCTGCTGCGGGCCCCCGGCCTGACCCTGCAGCGCATGACCACGGCCGAGCCCGACGAGCGCCAGCTCGACGTGGCGGTGGTGGCCCTGCGCGAAGCCCTGGGCGCCCAGGCGGGCGACAATATCATCACGGCTCCCTACCGGCGCGACGCCTAG
- the rpmE gene encoding 50S ribosomal protein L31, translating into MKKDIHPKVFNATITCACGNQEQVLSTKGEEVHVEVCSACHPFFTGKQRFLDTAGRIDRFRKKYAKFEKK; encoded by the coding sequence ATGAAGAAAGATATCCATCCCAAGGTGTTCAACGCCACCATTACCTGCGCTTGCGGTAATCAGGAACAGGTGCTCTCCACGAAGGGCGAAGAAGTGCACGTCGAAGTGTGCTCCGCCTGCCATCCCTTCTTCACCGGCAAGCAGCGCTTCCTGGATACGGCCGGCCGTATCGACCGCTTCCGCAAGAAGTACGCCAAATTTGAAAAGAAGTAG
- a CDS encoding TlyA family RNA methyltransferase, with the protein MCAKIARQRADQLVFMQGLAESREQARRLIMAGKVALSSEGLPPGAPPQKVDKPGHPYPEGTVFELLGQERFVSRGAYKLLTILDNFKLDVSGMVCLDAGASTGGFTDCLLQHGATRVYAVDVGKNQLHEKLRADERVINLEGVNLRAAAPELIPEPVDLVVADVSFISLTLILPPCMTWLKPGGLAAVLIKPQFELGPGETVKGVVRDEAARQRAVDKIVRFCTENLHLESRGVLPAAIKGPKGNQEYMALFARP; encoded by the coding sequence ATGTGTGCAAAAATCGCCCGCCAGCGCGCGGATCAACTGGTCTTCATGCAGGGCCTGGCCGAAAGCCGTGAACAGGCCCGCCGTCTCATCATGGCCGGCAAGGTGGCGCTCTCCTCCGAAGGACTGCCCCCCGGCGCCCCGCCCCAAAAGGTGGACAAGCCCGGGCATCCCTATCCCGAGGGCACGGTCTTCGAGCTGCTGGGGCAGGAGCGCTTCGTCAGTCGCGGCGCCTACAAGCTGCTGACCATCCTGGACAATTTCAAGCTCGACGTGAGCGGCATGGTCTGTCTTGATGCCGGTGCCTCCACCGGCGGTTTCACGGACTGTCTGCTCCAGCACGGCGCCACGCGCGTCTACGCCGTGGACGTGGGCAAGAACCAGCTGCACGAGAAGCTGCGTGCCGACGAGCGCGTCATCAATCTGGAAGGCGTCAACCTGCGCGCCGCCGCGCCCGAGCTCATCCCCGAGCCCGTGGACCTGGTGGTGGCCGACGTGTCCTTCATCTCCCTGACGCTCATCCTGCCGCCCTGCATGACCTGGCTCAAGCCCGGCGGTCTGGCCGCCGTGCTCATCAAGCCGCAGTTCGAACTGGGCCCCGGCGAGACCGTCAAGGGCGTCGTGCGCGACGAGGCCGCCCGCCAGCGCGCCGTGGACAAGATCGTCCGCTTCTGCACCGAGAACCTGCACCTGGAGAGCCGGGGCGTGCTGCCCGCCGCCATCAAGGGCCCCAAGGGCAACCAGGAATATATGGCCCTCTTCGCCCGGCCCTGA
- the sppA gene encoding signal peptide peptidase SppA yields the protein MQINDPERTRQAAPELRLDAPGADDFTEHPLSMNGEAPAGKSVRNGKGAPAAPSFSCSTSCPLSHVPQKAWLHLFRVPFRKRHPVIFWGLLILLLGGIAAFMVSQATGLGSERIALVRVTGPIMDIDAQLRWIDKLGRMPGVKGVLVRVDSPGGGAAASQELYEALARLGKDKPIAVSMGSTAASGGLMVSMAGKRVFANASTVTGSIGVRMDIPQIRGLLDKLGLGRQTLTTAPYKDAGSMLEPLTAEEKAYFQGVLKDMHEQFVDIVAQGRHMDRARAARLATGKIFTGREAVELGLVDELGGQQAAHRWLADVCKVPVDQPLLTPPSEDEWWEKSLKTWFGLDADALLGRETPAFLYSF from the coding sequence ATGCAAATCAATGATCCCGAACGTACCCGGCAGGCTGCGCCCGAGCTGCGTCTGGATGCTCCCGGAGCCGACGACTTCACGGAACATCCCCTGAGCATGAACGGCGAGGCCCCGGCCGGCAAAAGCGTCCGCAACGGCAAGGGCGCCCCGGCGGCTCCTTCCTTCTCCTGCTCCACGTCCTGCCCGCTTTCGCATGTGCCGCAAAAGGCCTGGCTGCACCTTTTCCGGGTGCCTTTCCGCAAACGTCATCCCGTGATCTTCTGGGGCCTGCTGATCCTGCTGCTGGGCGGCATCGCGGCCTTCATGGTCTCCCAGGCCACCGGTCTGGGCAGCGAGCGCATCGCCCTGGTGCGCGTGACCGGCCCCATCATGGACATCGACGCCCAGCTGCGCTGGATCGACAAACTGGGCCGCATGCCCGGCGTCAAGGGCGTGCTGGTGCGCGTGGATTCCCCCGGCGGCGGTGCCGCCGCCTCGCAGGAACTGTATGAGGCCCTGGCCCGTCTGGGCAAGGACAAGCCCATCGCCGTCAGCATGGGCAGCACGGCGGCCTCCGGCGGCCTGATGGTCAGCATGGCGGGCAAGCGCGTCTTCGCCAATGCCTCCACCGTGACCGGCTCCATCGGCGTGCGCATGGACATCCCCCAGATCCGGGGCCTGCTGGACAAGCTGGGCCTTGGCCGCCAGACCCTGACCACCGCCCCCTACAAGGACGCCGGTTCCATGCTGGAGCCGCTTACCGCGGAAGAAAAGGCCTATTTCCAGGGCGTGCTCAAGGACATGCACGAGCAGTTCGTGGACATCGTGGCCCAGGGCCGTCATATGGATCGCGCCCGCGCCGCGCGTCTGGCCACGGGCAAGATCTTCACCGGCCGCGAAGCCGTGGAGCTGGGCCTTGTGGACGAGCTGGGCGGCCAGCAGGCCGCGCACCGCTGGCTGGCCGATGTCTGCAAGGTGCCCGTGGACCAGCCCCTGCTGACGCCCCCCAGCGAAGACGAATGGTGGGAAAAGAGCCTCAAGACCTGGTTCGGCCTTGATGCCGATGCCCTGCTGGGGCGCGAGACTCCGGCCTTCCTGTACAGCTTTTAG
- a CDS encoding secondary thiamine-phosphate synthase enzyme YjbQ — protein METLSVATRSRCEMRDITAQVRELVARGRQQGRRNGALLLFSPHTTCGLTINEGADPDVRRDMVRFFSAMVPQDADFDHAEGNSDAHIKTTLHGPSLMLIVEDGQLQLGRWQSIYLCEGDGPRQRTLWAQWLPGEDSTRP, from the coding sequence ATGGAGACATTGTCCGTGGCCACGCGCAGCCGCTGCGAAATGCGCGACATCACCGCCCAGGTCCGGGAACTGGTGGCCCGCGGCCGCCAGCAGGGCCGCCGCAACGGTGCCCTGCTGCTTTTCTCGCCGCACACCACCTGCGGCCTGACCATCAACGAAGGGGCGGACCCCGACGTCCGCCGCGACATGGTGCGCTTTTTCAGCGCCATGGTGCCGCAGGACGCTGATTTCGACCATGCCGAAGGCAACAGCGACGCCCACATCAAGACCACCCTGCACGGCCCCAGCCTGATGCTCATCGTGGAGGACGGCCAGCTGCAGCTGGGCCGCTGGCAGTCCATCTATCTGTGCGAAGGCGACGGCCCACGGCAGCGCACGCTCTGGGCCCAGTGGCTCCCCGGTGAGGACAGCACGCGCCCATGA
- a CDS encoding cation:proton antiporter, with product MSMPHDISLILTLTGGLGAALVLGFVTQKLRLSPLVGYLLAGILVGPHSPGFVADAGLASQLAEIGIILLMFGVGLHFHLKDLLAVRGIALGGAAVQITLTTLSCMFLLQFWGFSLWAGAVFGMSVSVASTVVLTRVLADNHVLHTPTGHVALGWLVVEDLFTILLLVLLPVVLGAGEGNIWWILGKTLLKLGALTVFTLVAGQRLIPALLGYVARTGTRDLFTLAVIVLALGIAVGSALFFDASMAFGAFLAGMVVGQSDFSARATAEALPLRDAFAVLFFVSVGMLFDPAALLEQWPLFLLALGVIVLLKPLLAFLVCLAARKPLRLAVSVGLSLGQIGEFTFILIAMGVSFGLFDSSISNAVIPAALLSITLNPLLFRRVGALARLLARLGLGARLPRMEHGQTDADGLPRVVVVGFGPVGRSLCRIVRAHGMLPVVVEANIDTVRRLRGLGRPAVHGDATQAEVLREAGLAQAQALLLSAPAIPAREVVPIARAINPDLRIFVNTPFASEADSLRSMGVEGAFSGEREVALSMSRFLLDDLGVGRTGLEAELERVREVFAESPSTQKS from the coding sequence ATGAGCATGCCGCACGACATTTCCCTGATCCTGACCCTCACCGGAGGTCTGGGGGCAGCCCTCGTCCTGGGCTTCGTGACCCAGAAGCTCCGTTTGTCGCCCCTGGTAGGCTACCTGCTGGCGGGCATCCTGGTGGGGCCGCATTCGCCGGGCTTCGTGGCCGATGCGGGGCTGGCCTCGCAACTGGCCGAGATCGGCATCATCCTGCTCATGTTCGGCGTGGGCCTGCATTTCCATCTCAAGGACCTGCTGGCCGTACGCGGCATCGCTCTGGGCGGGGCCGCAGTGCAGATCACGCTCACGACACTGTCCTGCATGTTCCTGCTCCAGTTCTGGGGCTTTTCCCTCTGGGCGGGCGCGGTCTTCGGCATGTCGGTCTCCGTGGCCAGCACGGTGGTGCTCACCCGCGTCCTGGCCGACAACCATGTGCTGCATACCCCTACCGGCCATGTGGCCCTGGGCTGGCTGGTGGTGGAGGATCTGTTCACCATCCTGCTGCTGGTGCTCCTGCCCGTTGTCCTGGGCGCCGGAGAAGGCAATATCTGGTGGATACTGGGCAAAACCCTGCTCAAGCTGGGCGCGCTCACGGTCTTCACCCTCGTGGCCGGGCAGCGCCTGATCCCCGCCCTGCTGGGCTATGTGGCGCGTACGGGCACCCGCGACCTGTTCACGCTGGCGGTCATCGTACTGGCATTGGGCATCGCCGTGGGGTCGGCCCTGTTCTTCGACGCTTCCATGGCCTTCGGGGCCTTCCTGGCGGGCATGGTGGTGGGCCAGTCCGATTTCAGCGCCCGCGCCACCGCCGAGGCCCTGCCCCTGCGTGATGCTTTCGCGGTGCTGTTCTTCGTATCCGTGGGCATGCTCTTCGACCCCGCCGCCCTGCTGGAACAATGGCCCCTTTTCCTGCTGGCCCTGGGCGTCATCGTGCTGCTCAAGCCCCTGCTGGCCTTCCTGGTCTGCCTCGCGGCCCGCAAGCCGCTGCGTCTGGCCGTTTCCGTTGGCCTTTCGCTGGGGCAGATAGGCGAGTTCACCTTCATCCTCATAGCCATGGGGGTCAGCTTCGGCCTGTTCGACAGCAGCATCAGCAACGCCGTCATCCCGGCGGCCCTGCTCTCCATCACGCTCAATCCGCTGCTCTTCCGGCGCGTGGGGGCCCTGGCCCGCCTGCTGGCACGCCTGGGCCTGGGCGCCCGTCTGCCCCGCATGGAGCACGGGCAGACCGATGCCGACGGGCTGCCGCGTGTGGTGGTCGTGGGCTTTGGCCCCGTGGGCCGCAGCCTGTGCCGTATCGTCCGGGCGCACGGCATGCTGCCGGTGGTGGTGGAAGCCAATATCGACACGGTCCGTCGCCTGCGCGGGCTGGGGCGTCCGGCCGTCCACGGCGACGCCACCCAGGCCGAAGTGCTGCGCGAAGCCGGTCTGGCACAGGCGCAGGCCCTGCTGCTTTCGGCCCCGGCCATCCCGGCCAGGGAAGTGGTGCCCATCGCCCGTGCCATCAACCCGGATCTGCGCATCTTCGTCAACACGCCCTTTGCCAGCGAGGCCGACAGCCTGCGCAGCATGGGCGTAGAGGGCGCCTTCAGCGGCGAACGCGAGGTGGCCCTGAGCATGTCCCGTTTCCTGCTGGACGATCTGGGTGTGGGGCGTACCGGCCTGGAGGCGGAACTGGAACGTGTACGCGAAGTCTTCGCCGAGAGCCCCTCGACGCAAAAAAGCTGA
- a CDS encoding DNA polymerase IV codes for MRSLSDPFPRIILHLDMDAFFASVEQMDHPEWRGKPVIIGGETRGVVSTASYEARRFGVHSAMPMTTARRLCPQAIFVRGNRRRYVEISGRIMAALQDFSPLVEPASIDEAYLDATGLERLFGPVEQLIPAIKARVREVTGGLTCSVGAAPVKFLAKICSDINKPDGIYILRPDDMDSFLGGLDVRRLPGVGRRMVAELEALGIRRVEQLRRYGPELLEQRFGKWGRELHARARGIDPRPVVPEHEAKSESAETTFARDTRDREFLKTMLLGHAERVGASLRRHGLRGRTVTLKVKFADFRQITRSRTLPEATDSTETIYETGTALLEAEALPQPVRLIGLGVSGFGNAPTQELLPGVFRGVQGRDPEQEARRRRLDAALDNLRGKFGKQAVQRGRLFRPRDDGEDD; via the coding sequence ATGCGGTCTTTGTCCGATCCTTTTCCCCGCATCATCCTGCATCTGGACATGGATGCCTTCTTTGCCTCCGTGGAGCAGATGGATCACCCGGAGTGGCGCGGCAAGCCTGTCATCATCGGCGGCGAGACGCGCGGGGTGGTCTCCACCGCGTCCTATGAGGCGCGGCGCTTCGGCGTGCATTCGGCCATGCCCATGACCACGGCCCGGCGGCTGTGCCCGCAGGCCATCTTCGTGCGCGGCAACCGCCGGCGTTATGTGGAGATATCCGGCCGCATCATGGCCGCCCTGCAGGACTTTTCCCCGCTGGTGGAACCGGCCAGCATCGACGAGGCCTATCTGGACGCCACCGGGCTGGAGCGTCTGTTCGGCCCGGTGGAGCAGCTCATCCCGGCCATCAAGGCCCGGGTACGCGAGGTCACCGGCGGCCTGACCTGTTCCGTGGGCGCGGCGCCGGTCAAGTTCCTGGCCAAGATCTGTTCGGACATCAACAAGCCCGACGGCATCTACATCCTGCGCCCGGACGACATGGACAGCTTTCTGGGCGGGCTGGATGTGCGCCGTCTGCCCGGCGTGGGCAGGCGCATGGTGGCCGAACTGGAGGCCCTGGGCATCCGCCGCGTGGAGCAGCTGCGCCGCTACGGCCCGGAGCTTCTGGAACAGCGTTTCGGCAAATGGGGACGGGAGCTGCACGCCCGGGCCCGGGGCATCGATCCCCGGCCGGTGGTGCCCGAACACGAGGCCAAGAGCGAGAGCGCCGAGACCACCTTTGCCCGCGATACCCGCGACCGGGAATTCCTCAAGACCATGCTCCTCGGCCATGCCGAGCGCGTGGGGGCCTCGCTGCGCCGTCACGGCCTGCGCGGCCGTACCGTGACCCTCAAGGTCAAATTCGCGGATTTCCGTCAGATCACCCGATCCCGCACCCTGCCCGAAGCCACGGACAGCACCGAGACCATCTACGAGACCGGTACCGCCCTGCTGGAGGCCGAAGCCCTGCCCCAGCCGGTGCGGCTCATCGGCCTGGGCGTGTCCGGTTTCGGCAACGCCCCCACCCAGGAGCTGCTGCCCGGCGTGTTCCGCGGCGTACAGGGCCGCGACCCCGAGCAGGAGGCCCGGCGCCGCCGTCTGGACGCCGCCCTGGACAACCTGCGGGGCAAATTCGGCAAACAGGCCGTCCAGCGCGGCCGCCTGTTCCGCCCACGCGATGATGGCGAGGATGATTAG